The Coffea arabica cultivar ET-39 chromosome 4e, Coffea Arabica ET-39 HiFi, whole genome shotgun sequence genome includes a window with the following:
- the LOC113740719 gene encoding norfluorocurarine oxidase-like, with product MAFILDLTFSSLLPVALLLLALFLRFYASSKPQQRLPPSPSKFPVVGNLFKLGLYPHRKLQSLSRKYGSLMLVHFGSKPVVIASSADAACEILRTHDLVFANRPKTSMSDRLLYGSKVIAASPYGEYWRQVRSICVLQLLSHKRVQSFRFVREEETSLMVEKIRNFSASSPPLSAINLSDLLMTLTNDVICRVALGRKYSDREDGSKSMQIMKEFVELLGTIDIGDFVPWLGWLRHLNDLDDKVDKVVKQLDEFLEGVIKEHKDRKNGKANTDDSIEGKGSDLVDILLEIQGEKSTGFILELDSLKAIILVRNLVYRYSNHKLIRLSYRTGLMPSLFS from the coding sequence ATGGCGTTTATTTTGGATCTTAcattttcctctcttcttcccGTGGCTTTGCTACTTCTAGCCCTTTTCTTACGGTTCTATGCTTCTTCTAAACCCCAACAAAGGCTACCACCTTCTCCATCAAAGTTTCCAGTTGTTGGAAATCTTTTCAAACTCGGGCTATATCCTCACCGCAAACTTCAATCATTATCAAGAAAATATGGTTCCCTCATGCTGGTTCATTTTGGTAGCAAGCCCGTGGTTATTGCCTCTTCAGCTGATGCAGCTTGTGAAATCCTGAGAACCCATGATTTAGTCTTTGCTAACAGGCCTAAAACAAGCATGAGTGATAGGCTTCTATATGGCAGCAAGGTTATCGCAGCATCACCTTACGGTGAGTATTGGAGGCAAGTGAGAAGTATTTGTGTGCTTCAGCTTCTAAGTCATAAGAGGGTTCAATCATTTCGATTTGTAAGAGAGGAAGAGACTTCACTTATGGttgaaaaaattagaaatttttcgGCTTCTTCGCCACCTTTATCAGCCATAAACTTGAGTGATCTTCTTATGACACTCACAAATGATGTGATTTGTAGGGTGGCCTTGGGGAGGAAGTACAGTGATAGGGAAGATGGAAGCAAAAGTATGCAAATCATGAAGGAATTTGTTGAGTTGTTAGGTACTATTGATATAGGAGATTTTGTTCCATGGCTTGGATGGTTGAGACATCTTAATGATTTGGATGATAAAGTGGACAAAGTTGTTAAGCAACTTGATGAATTTCTGGAGGGTGTCATTAAGGAGCACAAAGATAGGAAAAATGGAAAGGCTAACACTGATGATAGTATAGAGGGAAAAGGCTCAGATTTGGTGGATATCTTGCTTGAAATTCAGGGGGAAAAGTCGACAGGCTTTATACTCGAACTTGACAGTCTCAAAGCAATCATTTTGGTAAGAAATCTTGTTTATAGGTACTCCAACCATAAACTCATTAGGCTATCCTACCGTACTGGCTTAATGCCAtctctcttttcttga
- the LOC113740722 gene encoding norfluorocurarine oxidase-like: protein MGSLIMHLAVHLGVLDLDKDHKLTLARELEPLDLYSLERMNSIHELGDRVERLDDCLAALQDMFAAGTDTTHTVMEWVMLELLRDPKVMEKLQNEVRAIGQGKSEITEDDFDKMQCLKLVIKETLRLHFPVPFLVPRESTRDINVMGYDIPIRTRLIVNAWAAIGRDPLLWEKPEEFQPERFLNVGLDFQTKLRRKFAFALLDGGKLEDMDMTEAGGIDVHRKLPILVVATPYSP, encoded by the exons ATGGGTTCGCTCATCATGCATTTGGCGGTCCATTTGGGTGTGCTGGACCTTGATAAGGACCACAAGCTCACCTTGGCTCGCGAGCTTGAGCCTTTGGACCTGTACAGTTTGGAGCGAATG AATTCCATTCATGAGTTGGGCGACCGAGTTGAGCGTTTGGATGATTGCCTCGCAGCCTTGCAG GACATGTTTGCAGCTGGAACTGATACCACTCATACAGTCATGGAATGGGTGATGTTAGAGCTTCTAAGAGACCCCAAGGTCATGGAGAAATTGCAAAATGAGGTCAGAGCTATAGGCCAAGGAAAATCAGAGATAACTGAGGATGATTTTGACAAAATGCAGTGTTTAAAGCTAGTAATTAAGGAAACTCTGCGGCTTCATTTCCCAGTTCCATTTCTAGTTCCTCGAGAATCAACTCGAGACATCAACGTAATGGGGTATGACATACCAATTCGAACACGACTAATCGTTAACGCATGGGCGGCAATTGGAAGAGACCCTTTGCTTTGGGAGAAGCCCGAGGAATTTCAGCCAGAGAGATTTCTGAATGTTGGTCTAGATTTTCAAA CAAAATTACGGCGCAAATTTGCCTTTGCCTTGCTTGATGGAGGAAAACTAGAGGACATGGACATGACTGAAGCTGGTGGCATCGATGTGCATAGAAAACTTCCTATACTTGTTGTTGCCACTCCATATTCTCCTTAG